Below is a genomic region from Terriglobales bacterium.
GAGCTTTCTTCCTCTTCCGGCTCCAGTACCACCACACGCACTGCTCGATGGGGAGTTCAGGGTCGCGGGCCTGGGCCACGGCGGCGGAGAAGACGTCGAGCACGCAGGGATCCTGACGCTTCCCGGTCTTGCGGCAGAGCTGGCGATAGAGGCGCTCGGGCTCGCGGCGGGCGAGCTGGGCGACCGTGTGGACT
It encodes:
- a CDS encoding helix-hairpin-helix domain-containing protein, whose amino-acid sequence is VHTVAQLARREPERLYRQLCRKTGKRQDPCVLDVFSAAVAQARDPELPIEQCVWWYWSRKRKKALSF